In one Rutidosis leptorrhynchoides isolate AG116_Rl617_1_P2 chromosome 8, CSIRO_AGI_Rlap_v1, whole genome shotgun sequence genomic region, the following are encoded:
- the LOC139863598 gene encoding uncharacterized protein has protein sequence MVGGEAESSTTTIDFSSPYFLAPADHPRLNFAGDNLLNDKNYSDWKNEMMNALCAKNKMGFVDGTILMPKEGSKELMNWRRCNAMVRGWLVSAMEKEIKSSVKYAVTARGIWVDLEERFGKENAPRAYKLRRTITMIRQENLTVSSYYTKLRGVWDVIQSVSPIPTCKCNGRTCDLVKEIVTMRDKERLYDFLMGLNEEYNIVRTQILSSATLPTLGAAYHLVSQDEQQRQTGVARNNIGETSAFQTQRRGLYKSQNRSYNQNANRRDENESKSCTKCQKTGHTVDGCFEIVGYPEWWTKKTNNFKSQTNKSKVQPRAATVS, from the coding sequence ATGGTAGGAGGCGAAGCTGAATCAAGCACCACCACCATTGATTTCTCCTCACCTTACTTTCTTGCACCAGCAGACCATCCAAGATTGAATTTCGCTGGGGATAATCTGCTCAATGATAAAAATTACAGTGACTGGAAGAATGAGATGATGAACGCATTATGCGCTAAGAACAAGATGGGTTTTGTCGATGGCACCATCCTTATGCCAAAAGAAGGTTCAAAAGAACTAATGAACTGGAGACGATGTAATGCCATGGTACGTGGATGGCTCGTGAGTGCAATGGAAAAGGAGATAAAGAGCAGCGTGAAGTATGCTGTTACAGCCCGGGGCATATGGGTCGATCTTGAAGAGAGGTTTGGGAAGGAGAATGCTCCTCGAGCATACAAACTGAGAAGGACCATAACTATGATTCGACAAGAGAATCTGACTGTATCATCCTACTACACCAAATTGCGAGGAGTGTGGGACGTGATTCAATCAGTTAGTCCAATACCGACATGTAAGTGTAATGGCCGTACTTGTGATTTAGTAAAGGAGATTGTTACCATGCGCGACAAAGAGAGATTGTATGATTTTCTAATGGGTTTGAACGAAGAATATAACATTGTCAGGACACAAATCTTGAGCAGTGCTACACTTCCAACACTAGGTGCTGCCTACCATCTCGTTAGCCAAGATGAACAACAAAGACAAACAGGAGTGGCGCGAAATAATATTGGTGAAACTTCTGCCTTTCAAACTCAAAGACGGGGTCTGTACAAATCTCAAAACAGAAGCTACAATCAAAATGCAAACCGGAGGGATGAGAATGAATCGAAGTCGTGTACTAAATGCCAAAAGACGGGTCACACGGTTGATGGTTGTTTCGAGATTGTGGGATATCCTGAGTGGTGGACAAAGAAGACTAACAATTTCAAGTCACAAACCAATAAATCAAAGGTTCAACCACGTGCAGCTACTGTTAGTTAA